TATACATATTTATGACATGCAGTCCTGAGTCGGTTGATTTGCATTCAGACATGCGGTTTTCATGTGCTTAAAGAATCTGTCATATATTGGTGTGTATTACATGACTTGTAGGCTGGGGGTTTAATATGCAGGAAATGTTACATACGTGTTAAACTGTGCACTGCGTGTGATGCGTAGCACCGTACGCCCATGGCAGTCCTTCCATATAGCATATAGTCTGACCTTGTAGTTGGCACAGCTGGCAGCACATCGTGAGGATGCCTGCTGCAGGGTGGTAGTGCTCTGCCTGTCATTATATAGTATCCTCATGTTATAATGGGTGCATATATGGCACCCCGATGTTTGTGGGGTGCACGCTGCGGCTGTCTTGGGTTGTCGTCCATCCTGACTCATCCTGGCGCCGCTTCCTTCCTGACCGTCATGCAGATGTATGGAGCATTGAATCTTCTGGAagcaggaggggggagggagccgCATCTCCCCTcctccataggaaagcattgctcGGCTCGTGCGCTGAGAATGGGCTCTACCGATGGACATCCTGCTTCCTTATACTGTAGTAATCGCAGGGGGTGGGCACTTCCTAATCGATGCCATGGAACACCCACATGGTGCccggctggttattactgggcgTGTTTTGTCATTGTGCAGCGCAGGGTGAGGATGTTTAACATCAAAGACAGATTTTTACTATGGATGACCCGCTGCCGGGATAGGGTGTCTATTATTGATTGGCGGTGTCTGCCGCTTGGCGCTGCCACTGATCCTCCGGTCTGCTGTCAGCGCAGCGGGGTTAGATGTCAATGTCGGTGGTCGGGCCGGAAGTGTAATATACTGCTGCACCGGTGGTTATTATAACGTGACAGGATGTCAGAGTGTAATAGGCGGCAGTGATCCCACGGACCGCAGTGGGGGTGACGCCGATGGTCAGTGTAATCAGTGACCATCTGAGCCCGCAGCACTAACAGGGGTCCGgcggacccccacccatcagccgctgatgacctctcctgagggTGTGTCAtcggacccccacccatcagccACTGATGGCCTCTCCTGAGGGTGGGTCATCGTTGTAAGTCTGCCGTATCCCTTTTATGGTGATTGTCGTGTAAAGTTGTATGAACAGAAATGTgtgatcgttacgtgtaaatgcgaaACCAGCGCGCGCCATTCTTGTACTTAGTCCTTTACTTTCAACCTGCTTCTCTCTTCTCGCTGCATCCAATCGCTTTACATAGAATGTAGGGAAGTGAGCGAGACTCGGCGGCGATCTGCCGGTGGTAACCACCTGCGCCGACTAGCGGTGACGTTGCACACTCGTTTGgccaacagtcgtcctgtgtagatGAGGTATTAGTGGTGCATCAGCAGGTGTCGGCGCTGCTCTTACCTGTCTAACATCTTGTCTTTCAGATGGCTGGAAGGAACGCTGGATAGAGTCGAAGCACAAGTCCGACTACGGCCAGTTCAAGCTCAGCGCCGGCAAGTTCTACGGAGATGCTGAAAAAGACAAGGGTGAGTGATGCTGCAGACAAGACTTGGGGTCGGTAAGCCAAACGTCCCACTCCGGGTGCTGGGGATCATACGCTGGTCATTGATCCGCGATTGTTTGGCTTCTACTCCTTgggcttttgccttcctctggatcaacatgggggggggggggggggggtaatgggctgaatGGACATGGGGCTCTTTCCAGCCTTACACGCTATGTTACTGTTTTATACAAAGGTTATTGGCAGTTTAGCTAGGCTTTTACCCTCTTACGGTCTTCCTGTTCTCAAGCAGTTCTAGATGAGTGCCCGCTGCCACCTTCTACTGGTCTGTAGAGAACGGAACATGCCCAGAACAATCTGCTAAAAGCCTAGATGGAGAGAACGTATATTTATAGGACACTTCAAAACTTTGCTAAGTTCCTGTGAAGGGAATATGTAACATTGTGCATCGATGGGATTCTACCAGATTTATAATCTAAACTCTTTTATGAGCCGGAGTTTGTACACTTCTACCAACTCCACAGTCCTGGCTATAGAGAGGGTGCAGATGCTCtgcagactacaactcccagcatgcctcagTGCCCTGTAACAGTCAGTGAATGCTGTAGATTGTgggaacagcagggggcgctgtagGCTTCACCCGTAAGGCTGCTTCATGCCATTGCTTTGGGTTTCTCTTTAGCTCCCTCCTAGAACTGAACCAGGAAAGAACTAAAATTGCGGGACCTGAGGCATTCCAGATACCCCCCGCTTACTATAAGTGGCTCCGTGTAGCTGCTGACGTGCCATTCAGTGTGTTACAGGACAAAATGCTGCCGGCTTCAAATAAAGCCTTTGGCGCAGAGCATGGCCTCAGGGTGCCGAATTGTGCTCCAGTCCCTGCCTGCTGGTGTCACAAtcactatttttctgtgtatttttaggtcttgtaattttttatttttattttttcaggtcTGCAGACTAGCCAGGATGCCCGCTTCTATGCCCACTCTGCCAGCTTCACCTCTTTTTCCAATAAGGATAAAGCACTTGTCGTCCAGTTTAGCGTCAAGCACGAGCAGAACATTGACTGCGGCGGTGGATACGTGAAGATCTTCCCTAGCACACTGGACCAGACTGACATGCACGGAGAGTCCGAGTACAACATCATGTTCGGTAGGTAACACGCAGGGGGCGCTACTAACACCAATGACTAGTGACTTCCATGTACGGTCCTGTGAGACTGGTGGGGCAGTTGTCCTAGCTGTAATACTGTATACAGATGAAGGGAGCTGTATATAAGGACTCCCTTTGGGTTCAGCATACAGTAGCAGTGGAACAAGTCACCAGTGCTCACGTAATGcgtcacttttttaaaaacttttttaattaaaatttcaTGAATTACAAACATAAGCATATTATAAATGGCGTTTACAGAGAATTATATCACATCGATTATTTTATAGGGGCATTACAGTATTCGATCTTAAGTCCCCGTTTTAACCAGTTCTGTAAATTATACCACACGCCTATCAGCTAGCATTTCTATCTTTTCTTCCACCTTTAATTctcccttttccctccccttAAAATGCGTCGTTCTTAGTTGTCTTTGGTTTCCCAAGGCTTTTTGTCCTTTGGCTAcccaaggccagcttcacacgggcgagatgcAAAAGTATGAACCCCATTGGGTTAtctacatgagcgatgtttccgttcatggcactgcgatgcaggaaacaaatcgcggcatgttctcgTATCGCACCAcccgctgttttcaatggggctggcactgcattgcaccatgtgctaggGGCACAGTGTGGTGTGaggtttgcccattgaaaacaatggaggaaactctgtgatcctccgcCATGGCcggctgcagcagaggatcgcttcatccctgaagtgatgcgaggcagttttcacatgaaaacgcattgcttccctggggaattcacatggtggggagcgtgatatgggggtgggattcacagcCTAATATCACGCTGACCCATGTGCAGTTGGCCTAAAGTCTGTGTCTTACTGAACTGCATTATGGAATTGTTGACCCTCCTGAAAAATCCCAGCTGCCAGCCAGCATGCCTGATTAAATCTGCCCTATATGAGCAACTATCTGCGGATCCCTGGGGCAGGTATATGGTAGCCGCTGCCACTTCTGCACCAGTTACATTCTAACTTCAACTGTGTTCTGATGGTGATTACAGGGTGGACATGTGATCCTCCATTGCCAATCAGGAGCCTGATTCTAAAGTGACTACCATCCTGTTCGCAGAACGTTACTTACAATCAGTCATAGAAGAGATGATGCCGGTGTTGTGCACACTTGGCCAAACCTAATTTAGGGCCCAGGAGGGTGGCGCAGGACGAATCTCACTTGTGATCTTAGACTGTTTTGTCAGGCTCTACCCCCTCAGCTGCTACAGTGAATCAGTTTTGTCAAGAGCattctttaaagcgaccctccggcctagacaaagatggctgaaccgctTCTGACTAGCTGATCTACAccgcattagtatgcatcactaGTCAGGCACTACATGCTAATATGTCTGGCCATCGCTGCTCATggggggcagcactggccaaccaaagcaggtgtagtgtcttggactacGATACATACTGATGGACAGTGTAGATCCAGGTAGTTGGAAGCGTTTGGCCATGTTTTTGTCCAGGACTGCAGGGTCGCCttcattttatatttttaattacgTGTTTGTCTTTTAGGTCCTGATATTTGTGGTCCTCCTACAAAGAAGGTTCACGTCATCTTCAACTATAAGGGAAAGAACCTACAAATCAACAAGGACATCCGTTGTAAGGTGAGGAGATGCCACCTTGTCTGATCACAACTAGTGCTAACGCATCTGTGGGTGGGTGGAGATATGTAAAGATATACATGGACCAGCATGCCAATGCCTCCCCTCTCCCTAACTAGTGGGCCAGGTTGGGGCAGATGTATGCTGCCATTGACCTTAGAGTAGCTCCTTAGTCATGGACTCTGATTCTCCCATCAGGATGAtgtctattctcatctgtacacgctGATTGTACGTCCCGATAACACCTATGAGGTGAAGATTGACAACAGCAAGGTGGAATCTGGCAACTTGGAGGATGACTGGGACTTCCTTCCTCCCAAGAAGATCAAAGATCCTGAAGCTAAGAAGCCTGATGACTGGGATGAGCGCCCCAAGATTGATGACCCAGAGGACAAGAAGCCAGAGGTGAGTGCTGGGCTCTTGCCTATAGTAAGGTTCTAGGTTCTCAACTCTAGAACTGGAATTTATCCTTTTCCAATCCTTGTAGGACTGGGACAAGCCAGAGCACATCCCTGACCCAGATGCAATGAAACCTGAAGACTGGGATGAGGAGATGGATGGAGAGTGGGAGCCCCCTGTCATCCAGAACCCTGAATACAAGGTGAGCCGACTATTGGGGTCACATAAGCCTGACAGAGTTACAGATACTAAACTGGAAGTCTCTGCAAATGCAGCAATACTGAATGTGGCTGAGAAGTCACTGATGGGTTACTATGTCCAAAAAGTAACCTGCCTGTGGGCACCTAAAAGGGTTCATTAGAAATGGTGTAACCCTATGGCAGTAGTGGGCAGCAGTTAGGTCTGCTGCAAGAACATCCCACCCTCCGTCATCGGACTTTAAGTCTTTTTATACGATCTGTACAGTATATTGTAGCTCTTGCTCCAAACAAATGATGTGCcagttgtttaaaggggttgtgccaagatggatATCCCCTGCCCGTAGGATACAGGATAACATTCCGGTTAGTGGAGGACCCCTGTTTGGGAGAATGAAGGTGGGGAAGGGAAGTCTTGAAGGTTCCTGTCTGAATTGGGCAGCAGTCACACATTCATGTggctccattcacatcaatgggactgctgggtaCAAGCACTCGCCATCTCCAGCGCTCTCATTGAAACAAATGTAGCAGCTCTGTGCAGGCACGTTGCACTGTTCACACTGGAACCATTTGGACCACAGCTTACAGAATGTGTGGGGGTCCAAGCAGCTGGACCACCCCCAGTCATTCCCTAGCCTTACAGCTAGGGTATAACTTTATATCCTGGTACAAATCCTTTAATGGTGCCTGGTGGCAATGGAAGCTTCCTGGGTTGGTACAAGCTGCAGGCCATGTTTAAAAAGCACTATGTGAATTTCCATGTTCTAACTAAAATGATCCTTCTGTCCTGACAGGGAGAATGGAAACCCCATCAGATCGATAACCCTGACTACAAAGGAAAGTGGGTCCACCCTGAGATCGATAACCCAGAGTACACCCCAGATCCTAAGCTTTATTACTATGCCGAGTTTGGGGTGATCGGCCTTGATTTGTGGCAGGTAAGGATATAAACAAATGGCAATCTTGCATGACCTTGTGTGGGACCTCTGATCTCATGATGGATATTCCTCCGTTGCAGGTGAAATCTGGAACCATCTTTGACAACTTCCTGATTACAGATGATGAGAAATACGCAGAAGAACAAGCCTTAAAGACATGGGGTGTCACAAAGGTAGCGACTTCTAGTGTTTAGTGTTTCATGGCATTTTAGTAAATGTGGTGTTTGCACCATTCACATTCCAAAATGCATGACGCACTTGATCGATTCTTCCAGTGTATGGAGGTTCACTGGCCAACATGCTGGTGGCATTTTATGGGGCTACTATATAGGATCATCAGTGGGGGTTTTCACTTTGAAACAgctcataaaggggttgtctagttgtaactTAATAACCTAGACTTAGAATAGGCACTCAAAGATTAGTGAGGGTGTGTTCATGCACGGAGCTGATTTTTTccgaaagcagacagctccattctccctgcagtggccagactttgtgttacaggcaaaattcccattcttttcaatggtaactttgcctgtagcaccaagcctgaccactgcagggagaacagagctgtttgcatgtagactgagcagatttctgctggaagcaCGCTGATCGGTGGGCGCCTGCTGGCCTctgtaggataggtcatcaatagtagagcatttgcaactggataaccccttttaaaggaGTTTCCCGTTAAGACCTTTTATTCCCTATGTGGTATAACTATCTGTTTGCTGGAACCCCCAGTGATCTGGAGTTGATGCATCTGATTGGAGTAGTGGTCAGCAATGCACTTCTATAGGATGCAAGGAGCGTGCTAAGCACATCTCTGCTTTCCTGTAGATGTGAGTTAAGTGGCTGAGAATGTTCAccgctgctgtatttatatagggTATATGGGGAGGGTGTTGATgatatagcactgtccctgcaaCAGCAAGACTTCATGGGATCAGCTTCTTAGAGGTGGATCAGCCATATGAGACATGGTTGTCAGTAGTATCGCTAATCCACTTAGAGCTGCTAATCATGTAGCTTATATACCCTGTAACTAGGCTAGatcattaaagcaaccctccaggcctggagaaacaaagatggccaaacagCTTCTCGgattacctgatgcacactgcagaatgcattagtagtctaagacacgGCACGCTGATCTGATCTGATTGGCCGGCACTAGACAAAGCAGTTGTATAGAGTCTTGGACTAATGCATACTATGTGcagcgtgcatcaggtagtcggagaagctggtttggccatctttgcttctccaggcccggagggtctCTTTAATGTCTTGCTGGAAAAGATCCTTTCTGATGTTTCTTCCCTTTAATCTTCAGGATGCAGAGAAAAAGATGAAGGAACAGCAAGATGAGGAAGAACGCaagaagcaggaggaagaggagaagaaaaggaaagaggaAGAGCCACAGGAGGGAGAACCTGACGAAGATGATGATGACGACGATGACGAAGATgaaaaggaggaagagaaagatgAAGAGGACGATGAAACGCCTCGGAAAGATGAGCTTTAAGGATGAAGGCTTGTTTCTGTCCTCCCTACCAGCGCTCCCCTTCCCTGGGCGTCATGTCTTAGATAGGAGAGGGGAAATGGGATCTTTCTGTCTCTATGAGActctaaatttatatatattttttacagtttttgttttaaccctttattTGGAAAATGGTCTGTCAATGTTCCCCCATCCTCCCAATCTCCTCTCTCCTCTGACCCTTCTGTCTTTAGTTCTGTCACCGCCTTTCTATGTTTCCATTGAAGAAAAAGTCCCTATTACAGTACTTGGTGGTCTGCTGACTGGTCCATAGAaaccactttcttttttttttaagttgtctGAGGGGCTTATGAGGTGGTGTACGCTGCCAAATGCCATCATTACTCCCTAAACTCCCAAGATCAGGTCATTCATTGCAGTATCAAGATGATTCAGTGTTCTGCCCTATATGTTGAATAAGTTATAGGGGTTTATAGCATTCAGACGGACCCTGGCCGCTACAGTGGGATGCCATCTTATGCCATGCCAGTCTGGCTCTATGCCACTTGCACTACTAGGTGGTGAGAACTGGTTTTGGTCACAGGATGGCTGTCTGCTAAGGTGATGGGTCTGCCCTGATGTTCCTTACCTGCTATTGGTCTCCGTTTAGGGTTTGGCATTTGTCTGCCCTCTTGTAGAAGAGCTCACATTCTAGTCAGCAGTATCAAGTGCTGATGTTCCACTGTAGACACCTCTTGACATCTGACCACAAGTGTTTAAATTGACTTGCCAACACATGCCCCTCAGTGTCCTGTGAGAATCGCCCTGCTTCAGGCTATACCCTTCTAATTTATATTGATGCGGGGCTCTTCGCCAGAATGTATGGAATGGGTTATGTTTTGGGATGTACAGATGTCAGGTAAGATTTCTAATTAAATACATTGTGTCCAAACTGTATTGGTTTCTGATTTGTTCAAATAAAGTTTTGTAAATTCAAACACTACAGCGCTATAGCTGCGAGCCGCTATAACGGACCTCTGTGTAGTGAGACTGCACTTGGCTGGTACGATGTGCCCTCTGCTCCACAGGATTCTGAGAAGTGAATTGAAAAGCCGCAACTTATGTGGCTGCACTTAAAGGAGAAGCTGTGAGGTACTGGACAACATCCCCTTTAATGGGGACCCTGTAGTAAAATGATATACTTGCCTCTCTACCACCGGCATCAGCAGTCAGCTGCTGCAGGGTTatgttcttgaactcctggcatcgatGCACTCAGGTTGTGGGCACCAGTGccaggagaatggaggtgctgcaGTGTCCCTGGTCTCCTGGCTCATGGACTGTCACAGCAAATGCTGGGACCAGAGTGGGGCTGCAATGCTGGATCCTGGGGGCAGAGAGGCAAGTGCTATTCAGTTTATTTTACTATAAAGcccctattaaagggatgttgccCAATAACAAtgcttttttaaaggggtattctggctgCAGAGTTTTTCTCTCCATGTTTGCACCCATCCACTGGAAGAGTGAAAAACTGATGGATCAGTGGGGGGTCTAAATGTCAGACTCCCACTGATTCCAAGGATGTGGGTCCTGTTTCTTCATGCTGCACTTCTTGGTTGTGCCTCCCATGAATAAAGAGCAGGTCAGGCATCTGCAGTGGGACTGGTGGCGATGGCAGAGTGCTAGGCTCTTTCCATCCGCTCCATGCTGGGTTGGCTGGGCGAGTGCCCCTGCCCTCCATGCAGTGATGGGGAAGCAACTAGGTACTGAGGGGGCGGGGGGCTAGATCTGTCTtaagattggtgagggtcccagcaggTCAGGCCCCCCCACTGATCTCAGTTTTTATTCTTCCAGTGGATGGGGGAAAGCCTGAAACTTTATCCTATAACTACGGTAGCCCTTCTAACACTTTATTTGTTGCATTCTAGctcttgctgcaattttctttaatctgcagcttaaaaaaaattagaaatgatCAAACAATAGTTTAATGCATGCTACATGGAGTATAGAAGCCATTGCTCTCAATGTGTTCACACGgctgtattttgcatgtgcaaaacatTAAACCTGTTCTATTCTGTTTGTGCACCAAAGCCCCCCATAGAAATCAGTGGCAGGTGTGCCATACACAAGAACAGGCAGAGACTGACTAATTCTGTTGGAACCAATTAGCCAATCTCATATTTGCCATGTGCAAATGAACCTGACCTGCAGGTGCAAAAGTCCAGTAAAATAAGCTGCATGTACAAAAGCAGTTTATTCTGCAAAAACAGTGCtgaggtgtgcaaatatgcaaacaCCCATGTGATGCCGGTCCGTGCCCACACCAACATGCAGCAAAATCTGGATATGTAACATGGAGTTTGTTTTGGATTTCACCCAACTTGATTGAAACGGAATCTGCAGCGCAGGACCCCGTCCATGGAGAAACCTCTGAGATGAGACTCATCAGTAATGGTGCTTTACGAGGAACTGACATGTCAGCAACTTGGCTAAAGGTATCTTTATATATCCCTGGCGTCCAGGTGCTGTACCCCTCCAGCAGGCCTGGCTCAGCAGCTGGAgatagacttctatagacatcTATATGCCTGTTTAGCTGTTGGCATTGCAAATCAATAATGACAGCGGCAGGGGGCGCAGTGCTCAGGTGAGAGCAGACCCTTCATTTCGGCTGGCCGCAACGGGCTCTGTAGCGGGAATCGCCATCAAAGCTCTTGTGTCGTGTTTATAAAAGTACAGCTACACGTTACAGCATCAGCCGTGTGGATGAGCCTGCAGCAGATTAACTTGTGGCCTTTAACTCCTATGTGGATTACCCTAACTGTATCATCGGGGGAAAAGAAAAACTGTATACCCTTCATTCGTTACTTAAGTCTACTGGCCTTGGCAGTGATTTCCCCTGCCCCTTTTCTTCCTCTCCTTGCACATCTGCTGTTCAGCTACAACTTGAAGCTCGTCTAATTCCCTGTTTTGTGAATACACGCTCACATGTCATGATGGCTCTCTGGAAATATGGTCATCCGTTCTCCCTGGTGAGGCCCTACCACCCGCTTCATACTTGTATATATGGTCATTCTTGTCCCTCCACCCACACACCAATGCTTCTATGTATAAggaccaatgtccacgggcggatttgatttgcggaatatgTGTGGTATCTGCAAATCacgccgcccatagggaagcattgggcctCCGCACTTCATTAAACACCTGTGCATTTGGTTTTTGATTTGCGGATGTCACGTGTGGATAATGAATACCAACATGTTCCTTTTTTATCATGGCTCACACTTGAATAAGCATCTGCCAATACATTTGTAAATTGAAGGTTAAAACCAATTATGGAGGAAAAGGCTGAGAGGTGGGGTTGCGGATTATTTCTGTATGGGTAATCTGCAGTGaatccactgggggggggggggggcgcaagcaataaacaaaacaaaaaaaatcaatttaacaaTGAATGCCAGTTCATCTACAGTGGGAAGCTGCTAGAAAAATCTGTGTGCGCCATGGGCCTTGGTCAGAGACCCCTAAAATGCTAATTCCTAATCACCCGGTGCCATCGACCTGTGTACTGTTAGTCTAATGGACCGCGTCATTACTGCCACCTCTGGCTTTCCATCAGAAAAATCCACCTCTATGGAATGAATCCCTACACCAATCCCATATTCCCCATTTTAGCCCACATGCAATTGCATGGATTTGGTTGCCCTGTAATGGTATAAGTAGGCTGAACTATTCCCCAGCCGAAGCAAAAGGGGGTACCGTCTATCCATAAGTAGAGTACCAAAAAAGTGCGTGGGTCGGGAGGGCATCGTCTTTCCCCGAGGAGGGCACCCAGAAGAGGGGTGAGGCGGCGCATCAGGCCAtacacactcctctgggtaatgtgAATCTGGCAGTATCAGCTATGTAGTATTTTTCTGACAGGAGTTGACTGCTGCCATCTGGTGGTAACATTCAGTACTTCACCTGTAGCAATCTTTAGTGTCCTATGGTACCAACAGTATAGTTATATAACGGTGCAGGCGTAGCAGTCCCACCCTCTGCCACATAAGGCTCCGGTACAATAAATGGTaggtgggggtcctgttacagatgtTACAATGGGGGCTAAAGGCATCAATTAACTGCTCAGGTGATGTCATTAAACACTAAGGTCCATGCTACAGCATTTAGGCTGGTTTTCTATGGATGTTTTTGCGGGTGCAATACACagagcatagaacccattgatgtattTTGGCGTGCgcatttcatgaaaaaaaaaaaatagaatatgttcTATCTGTGTATGTGCGCGacaaagatccccatagacttCAATTGGAAGGGGGCAGAGGAAATGTGTGGAACACTGGAATTAcgctagaaaaagaacacatgttGAACTTGtaagacaaattagccatttcaattgcaaAAAAGTTGCGCCGGGGTGTGCACAATTGTGCctccgctcgtgtgaagccgtcctTATAGCACAAGCCATGTGCAGGAGATTTCAGAGATCTTCACGTGGTGCAAAAGAACGGCTGCAACCTTTTTTAAATTGACAGGTCTATTTATGTTGGGAAATGCAAGGGTTAAATCCCGCAGCCAAATCTGTACTATTATGGCCGCCACACACGCAAGATCTGCTGCGGACATCCTGCAGTGTTCACAGTACCAGGTGAGTGGAGGAGAGTCTAACATCGCCATCGCACGGCGCAGGTATATTCTGCGGTGAAGCCGCAGCGGGTGCCTTTATGCTGCGGAAGTCAACGGGAGTCCTGCAAGTAAAAACGTGGCCAAGTTATATAGCAAGTCCCTCCGGATCCGCACGGTCCTTAACGAATATGAGTGCTATTAGTTAACGACACAAAAACAACTCCCAGCACTAAAAATGTGATCAAGGCGATTACAATGTCCACCTGCTGGCCTACGTACCCAGAGAGGACACCACATTACCCCCAATTGTAGAGGTTCCCTTCATAGACTGAAAGTAGAGCCCCTCTGTCTTCTGGTGAACTGGGGGACTAGCCCTCCCTGTTTGTACTAGTATTATGTAGCCGACCGGCTGATGCAGGCCGGTGGCTAACCATTACAACCCCGTAGTCAGATCGGGGCGCAGGGTGGTTGGCCTGGATCAGAGCCTGTGGGGACTGCTGTTGAGTAGCCCTACTTCTCCTACAATTGCCTTGCTTGCCCTATGATGTTGACtcttagggctcttccacacaaGCGTAGGCGGCGTTACATTTTCACGTCCACGCCGTTTATTGGCATGAATGGACGTTTTTCCACGATCACatcatttttagcgaaaaaatacgttgcaccaCGGAaaccctcaggatgccttccagtgcctatatagaggcgcCTGTAAGCTTTGTGCAGCGTTGGCCGCtgataaactgcctccccctccctttctttgtgcagctcccataggagtctatgggacctgccGGTGTATATTGGCCAACAGATAGCTCCAGAACTGTCTTTTTGCCCAG
The nucleotide sequence above comes from Eleutherodactylus coqui strain aEleCoq1 chromosome 2, aEleCoq1.hap1, whole genome shotgun sequence. Encoded proteins:
- the CALR gene encoding calreticulin, with product MARIALLVLPLLAAFCSAEVYFTEEFADGDGWKERWIESKHKSDYGQFKLSAGKFYGDAEKDKGLQTSQDARFYAHSASFTSFSNKDKALVVQFSVKHEQNIDCGGGYVKIFPSTLDQTDMHGESEYNIMFGPDICGPPTKKVHVIFNYKGKNLQINKDIRCKDDVYSHLYTLIVRPDNTYEVKIDNSKVESGNLEDDWDFLPPKKIKDPEAKKPDDWDERPKIDDPEDKKPEDWDKPEHIPDPDAMKPEDWDEEMDGEWEPPVIQNPEYKGEWKPHQIDNPDYKGKWVHPEIDNPEYTPDPKLYYYAEFGVIGLDLWQVKSGTIFDNFLITDDEKYAEEQALKTWGVTKDAEKKMKEQQDEEERKKQEEEEKKRKEEEPQEGEPDEDDDDDDDEDEKEEEKDEEDDETPRKDEL